The segment AGAGAGATTCCACCGCTACCGTTACGAAATTCACCAACGTGTACGTGAAGAACCTCGCCGAATCAACCACCGATGATGATCTGAAGAAGGCTTTCGGTGAGTTCGGAGAGATCACAAGTGCTGTGGTGATGAGAGATGGAGATGGGAAGTCAAAGGGGTTTGGGTTTGTCAACTTTGACGATGCCGATGATGCTGCTAAGGCTGTGGAAGGTCTCAACGGGAAAACGTTTGGTGATAAGGAGTGGTATGTTGGTAGAGCGCAGAAGAAGTCTGAGAGAGAAAATGAACTAAAGGCTAGGTATGAGCAGAGTTTGAGGGAAGCTGCGGACAAGTTTCAAAGCTCTAACTTGTATGTTAAGAATTTAGATGACGGTATCTCTGACGAGAAGCTCAAGGAGATGTTTACACCTTATGGCACTGTTACATCTTGCAAGGTCTACTCTACTATTCCCCTCCCCTTGCTAATCTGAGTGTtgtactatataatataaaattatcttttttctctaaaactatGCTGATCAGGTGATGAGGGATCCTAATGGAATAAGCAGAGGATCTGGTTTTGTAGCATTCTCGACTCCTGAAGAAGCAACCAAAGCTGTAAGACAGTTGTAATATCGTTTACTGAGTTTCATGCATGAGGAGTGAAGATAACTAACGGTTGGAAATTTATACAGATGTCAGAGATGAGTGGTAAGATGATTGAAAACAAACCTCTCTATGTTGCTGTTGCTCAGAGAAAGGAAGACCGAAGGGCCAGACTCCAGGTTTGTCCTCTTAAAAATTGCCTCTAGTAAGATTActgtttttttaaacaaattggACCCGTCATCTACAAACAGGCTCAGTTTTCGCAAATGAGACCAATGGGGATGCCACCAGGTGTTGGTCCTCGTATGCAGATGTATCCTCCTGGTGGTCCCGGGATTGGACAACAAGTGTTCTATGGTCAGGGACCTCCTGCTTTGATTCCTCAACAGGTATTTACTAGTCCCGTCTTGCATCTTATACCTCAGCATGGAATTGCTGTTTTGAACATTTCTTATCATGATGATGTGAGGCGTAGCAATGTATATAGCTAATGTATCTGTTGTCTCATTCCTAAAAATGTTGGTGTACAAATCCTTTTTAAGATTGTTGGGATGATTAGTTACCTGTGATTGTTGTACATGGCAGCAGCCCGGGTATGGCTACCAGCAGCAGCTTGTTCCTGGAATGAGACCTGGTGGGGCACCGATGCACAACTTCTTCATGCCAATGGTTCAGCAGGGCCAGCAACGTCCTGGAGGGAGACGCCCTGGTGGGATCCAGCAGCCTCAGCAGCACCAGGTTCTTTTGCTTTTCAGTTATCTTCCGGTAATACTTAAAATCTTTTTAACTGTGGGGGTAATAAATAGATGCACCCGAGGGGACGAATGTTCCGCTATCCGCAAGGCCGTGGGAGTGGTGGTGGTCCACCTGATGTCCCTGGAAGGCTTCCATATGAGATGCCTCTACTTCCTCAGCATGTTCCTATTGGAGCTTTGGCTACTTCCCTTGCCAATGCTTCTCCTGAACACCAAAGGACGGTGAGTAAAaacttgtttctctttttttaatcTTATGTGAGTTTGGTGTCATAAATGTTGTGTGATGTGTTTGTAGATGCTGGGTGAGTATCTGTATCCGCTTGTGGAGCAGCTAGAGGCAGAGTCTGCAGCCAAAGTGACTGGGATGCTTTTGGAGATGGATCAGACTGAAGTTCTCCATCTCTTGGAGTCACCTGAAGCTCTCAAGGCTAAAGTAGCCGAGGCTATGGACGTTCTCAGAAGTGTTGCTGCTGGTGGTGCAGCCGAGCAGCTTGCCTCCTTGAACCTCAACGACAACCTTGTCTCTTAAATGTTCTCTTGTCATTCTGTtcgatttgaaaaaaaactacaaatattTAAAGTGTGGCTTTTGTCTTCTCCATACACACTATTGGAgacctttctttctttctctttctgtAGGATTCTTTAACTTGGTTTGTACTTATACATCATACCTTCAAACTTAAAATGATTTGCTTGAAAACTtgatttgttatatttattttggtttgtttcttttgccagttgtgatcaaaaataaaaacacaaaatagcCCTAAGGAAACAATGGTATAGAGAGACTCTGATCATCCTTTTTGGAGTTTGAAACCTTCAAGCTTCACGTAGGAGGCGGCAGTATGTCTTGAGAATCCTGAAAACTTTGAACTCATGCTCTTTGTGTCTATGCAGGTTCCTAATCTATTCTTTACCTTGTGCATCAACGATCAGTTGGGAATAACAGTTCACTTCtcctggtttcttcttctctgccTCTCCAGCCCTCAGAATGTTCTCCAATCCGTCCAGACAATATGAGATGATTCTTGAATCTGAATACACCAGGAGATCACATAACGGCTTTATGCAATTCTGCTCCACCAAGTATCTGAATCACATTATCAAGAGATATTTTTTGGAGAATGgaagaataataaataaatatattgaacaAGAGAGAAGACAGAGGATGTGATCAAATTTGAAATTGACAATACAGCTCTTTTCTTTATCTCAAATACAGCATTTTGAGCCAGGTTGACCAGGGGAGGGATCAAATTTTCATCAGTAACCGACtgataaaaatgtttatattatgCAAATTCACAGTTAAAAGCTCATGAATGAAGCAACAAAATGTTCATCTCTATGCTTTCCATATGGTTTTGAGTAAGCAGGTTAGCAAGATGAGGGCAATGCACCACAATGGATATAAGACTGAACAAAAAGTTCAAATGGTTCATTTATTTACGAACTCCAACTCAAGCATTGAGAGATATCATATTATTATTCGGAAAAAAGTACCTTGGCACGCGCATCAGCATCAGAGGAAGGATCAAGAAGCTTAACAAAGATTGGAAGAGCACCTAAGTCGACTACACACTTGGTGTGCTCGAATGTTCCAGAAGCAATGAGTGCTACAGTCTCAGCCGCCACATCCTAGAGAACTAGAGTGAGAGAGGAGATTACACTTGACATGAGCATATCATAATCTCCGCTCTGAAAAAGTTTTAACCTGTAGAAAAGGGTCGTCATCCCGTTGCATAAACTCAAGGAGACGAGGCACAACTCCAGATGAGGATTTGGGTACTGTATAGGCACAAAAGATAAGATGACATTATTTTGATGAGTAAATAATGATTATTATCTTGCCTGAGCTTTATAGTGGAGTCAAACTGCGTTGAaagtttatttgttaaattaaatgAGATTCCAATTCAAGATCAATTGATATCGATGTGAAACACTTTCTGTTTAATACACTTTTTTGAAACGATGATTATTTGATCGTCAATCTGGAAAAATTTGGGCAATAATTGATGGATGACTTTAGATTGCATGGATAATGAATCGGGTTAGATTATTTGAATCGGACTCTGATATAAGGTAGATGAAATTCCAACTAAAAATCAATTGGTATAAAAAGAGTgattcatctatcttatatatattacttaGGATCCATTCTAACTAACGATGTAAAATACTTTGTGTCTGATCAAACTCCAGCCAGAAGATCCAACTAGAAATTCATATCACAAATCATCATCATAACCCTACGAAACTAATCACACTAACACAAATTCCCCAATTTAAGAGCTCGAAATCGAAATCCCGAAACTAACTAATCCAATCCAACATAAAAGCAAGATCGTGAAGAGCTTTGCATTACCATTGCATCGCCTGTGTGTGTTGATTAGCCTTGAATTCCACCAAACATCTCCAAAGAAACTCAAATCAACAGACCATGAAGAGTGAAAGGTGAGTGCTGCTTAGAAATTGCATTTTATGGCATTTCTAATCATACTCCATTTTCAACTTCAAATATCATTATGGAATAAATTTTTCTTCAATCCCACTCTAAAAATGGATTAATGACTAGGATTACTCGTTGCTCCATTTAATCTTACCAATTATTCCATTTTATAGTTGaactttattatttataaaatgattcttggaattttaatgtttttattttttacttaaataatatttaaaaatgacaTAATAACATGAAAGAAAATAGTATATTACAGAAATAACTATtcaataattttacataaaatgtacaaaatactcttttaaaaaaaatagaaaacataaatatttaaaataaaaataacataaaataaatgaaaatgtctaatttcaaaatt is part of the Raphanus sativus cultivar WK10039 chromosome 5, ASM80110v3, whole genome shotgun sequence genome and harbors:
- the LOC108862866 gene encoding polyadenylate-binding protein 2 isoform X2, with protein sequence MAQSQTPNGSVPPVGSGAAGAQFGTTSLYVGDLDASVTDSQLFDAFSQMGQVVSVRVCRDLATRRSLGYGYVNFTSPQDAARAIQELNYIPLNGKPVRVMYSHRDPSVRRSGAGNIFIKNLDKSIDHKALHDTFSAFGNIISCKVAVDSSGQSKGYGFVQYETEESAQRAMSELNGMLLNDKQVYVGPFLRRQERDSTATVTKFTNVYVKNLAESTTDDDLKKAFGEFGEITSAVVMRDGDGKSKGFGFVNFDDADDAAKAVEGLNGKTFGDKEWYVGRAQKKSERENELKARYEQSLREAADKFQSSNLYVKNLDDGISDEKLKEMFTPYGTVTSCKVMRDPNGISRGSGFVAFSTPEEATKAMSEMSGKMIENKPLYVAVAQRKEDRRARLQAQFSQMRPMGMPPGVGPRMQMYPPGGPGIGQQVFYGQGPPALIPQQPGYGYQQQLVPGMRPGGAPMHNFFMPMVQQGQQRPGGRRPGGIQQPQQHQMHPRGRMFRYPQGRGSGGGPPDVPGRLPYEMPLLPQHVPIGALATSLANASPEHQRTMLGEYLYPLVEQLEAESAAKVTGMLLEMDQTEVLHLLESPEALKAKVAEAMDVLRSVAAGGAAEQLASLNLNDNLVS
- the LOC108862866 gene encoding polyadenylate-binding protein 2 isoform X1, translated to MAQSQTPNGSVPPVGSGAAGAQFGTTSLYVGDLDASVTDSQLFDAFSQMGQVVSVRVCRDLATRRSLGYGYVNFTSPQDAARAIQELNYIPLNGKPVRVMYSHRDPSVRRSGAGNIFIKNLDKSIDHKALHDTFSAFGNIISCKVAVDSSGQSKGYGFVQYETEESAQRAMSELNGMLLNDKQVYVGPFLRRQERDSTATVTKFTNVYVKNLAESTTDDDLKKAFGEFGEITSAVVMRDGDGKSKGFGFVNFDDADDAAKAVEGLNGKTFGDKEWYVGRAQKKSERENELKARYEQSLREAADKFQSSNLYVKNLDDGISDEKLKEMFTPYGTVTSCKVMRDPNGISRGSGFVAFSTPEEATKAMSEMSGKMIENKPLYVAVAQRKEDRRARLQAQFSQMRPMGMPPGVGPRMQMYPPGGPGIGQQVFYGQGPPALIPQQQPGYGYQQQLVPGMRPGGAPMHNFFMPMVQQGQQRPGGRRPGGIQQPQQHQMHPRGRMFRYPQGRGSGGGPPDVPGRLPYEMPLLPQHVPIGALATSLANASPEHQRTMLGEYLYPLVEQLEAESAAKVTGMLLEMDQTEVLHLLESPEALKAKVAEAMDVLRSVAAGGAAEQLASLNLNDNLVS